From Anopheles coluzzii chromosome 3, AcolN3, whole genome shotgun sequence, the proteins below share one genomic window:
- the LOC120955297 gene encoding transcription factor GAGA produces the protein MTMSLPINSLYSLTWGDYGTSLVSAVQLLRCHGDLVDVTLAAGGRSFPAHKIVLCAASPFLLDLLKNTPCKHPVVMLAGVNANDLEALLEFVYRGEVSVDHSQLPSLLQAAHCLNIQGLAPQTVSHKDDNTTYTTSIQLHPTLVPQNHVKAVIDVGNNVCTTEELITTLGPTQTVQAQVIETITPDQMSDEVTKDVISQFLPTRKRKQRTKKTANQGQAGAAANSAGGTQAAKVMKTTDEDGTTIQVIVNNPDEATPATPKDIKKETNADGTPVDTKEGIIKIKSKSQSEQPATCPICQAVIRQSRNLRRHLELRHFKKPGVKKERVRKSKKGQAANANQANGGNGTNPGNGTVVAGDQVGQQAQQVVQQQAQQQQVQQQAQQQTTIDSTGTISVTVSQAQAQQIEQAAANGQQHVVTQHENADGTTSLSIAQVQTLDGHQLAIGNLNQEETGEMVEQQQQQQHQQQQQQQQQHGSNNGVVGPIVLHEDDVGGDGGVGGGGGCGVGSGGVVNHVEEVEEDDDVREIVMDAGSVVAVRQADEMMVGAGDVSGDTTDGVIIDATTDDEEELLLHHHHHHHHSHHHHQQVLQHALEVDEDDHHHHQQQQHVVNQQQQHDDHHHHHHHHVHHVVEEEDDVEELTGVVEELEEEEIVQQFDGSTVVTVTTARGSRSAHHHGGAGGISFVTTELPLSSSSSGRRRIVRRTLGNVLEDDVVIGDAGDGSTIVEVSAGASASKQRHDGGAASTAESSTGGGTGAAGEDGSAGAVEGEAIEGAGGGGGGGGGGGGGGDHAGLPSSYKHFFIL, from the exons AACACACCGTGCAAGCATCCCGTCGTAATGTTGGCCGGCGTCAACGCGAACGATCTGGAGGCGCTGCTGGAGTTCGTGTACCGGGGCGAGGTCAGTGTGGACCATTCGCAGCTGCCGTCGCTGCTGCAGGCCGCCCACTGTCTCAACATCCAGGGCCTGGCGCCCCAGACGGTGTCGCACAAGGACGACAACACGACGTACACCACGTCGATCCAGCTGCACCCGACGCTCGTGCCCCAGAACCACGTCAAGGCGGTGATCGACGTGGGCAACAATGTTTGC acaACTGAAGAACTGATCACGACCCTCGGACCCACCCAAACCGTGCAGGCGCAGGTTATCGAAACCATCACACCGGACCAGATGTCGGACGAGGTGACGAAGGACGTGATTAGCCAGTTTCTGCCGACCCGCAAGCGCAAGCAGCGCACCAAGAAAACGGCCAACCAGGGACAGGCGGGCGCTGCGGCGAACAGTGCCGGCGGCACCCAGGCAGCCAAGGTAATGAAAACGACCGACGAGGACGGCACCACGATTCAGGTGATTGTGAACAACCCGGACGAAGCGACCCCGGCCACCCCGAAGGACATCAAGAAGGAAACGAACGCGGACGGCACACCGGTAGACACGAAGGAAGGCATCATCA AAATCAAGAGCAAATCGCAATCGGAACAACCGGCAACCTGCCCGATCTGCCAGGCCGTTATTAGACAGTCGCGAAACCTGCGTCGGCATCTGGAGCTGAGACATTTCAAGAAACCGGGCGTAAAGAAGGAGCGCGTACGGAAGAGCAAGAAAG GACAAGCTGCAAACGCAAACCAGGCAAATGGAGGCAACGGCACAAACCCAGGCAACGGTACGGTAGTCGCGGGCGATCAGGTCGGACAGCAAGCGCAGCAGGTCGTACAGCAGCAggcccaacagcagcaggtacAGCAGCAGGCCCAACAGCAGACAACGATCGACTCGACCGGCACGATATCCGTCACCGTTTCCCAGGCCCAGGCACAGCAGATCGAGCAGGCAGCCGCCAACGGACAGCAGCACGTGGTCACGCAGCACGAAAACGCGGACGGCACCACCTCGCTCTCGATCGCACAGGTACAAACGCTCGATGGCCACCAGCTCGCAATTGGAAATCTCAATCAG GAGGAAACGGGCGAGATGGtggaacaacaacagcagcagcagcatcagcagcagcagcagcaacaacaacagcacggtTCCAACAACGGCGTTGTTGGACCGATCGTGTTGCATGAGGATGATGTTGGTGGCGATggcggtgttggtggtggtggtggttgtggtgttggcagtggtggtgttgtAAACCACGTGGAAGAGGTcgaggaggatgatgatgtgCGGGAGATAGTGATGGATGCGGGTTCGGTCGTGGCCGTCCGGCAAGCCGATGAGATGATGGTAGGCGCAGGGGACGTCAGTGGCGACACGACGGACGGTGTGATCATCGACGCGACGACGGACGATGAGGAGGAGCTGCTactgcaccatcatcatcatcatcaccatagccaccatcatcatcagcaggtGTTGCAGCATGCACTAGAGGTGGATGAagacgatcatcatcatcatcagcagcagcagcatgtggtgaaccaacagcaacagcacgacgatcatcatcatcatcatcatcatcacgtgCATCatgtggtggaggaggaggacgatgtGGAGGAGCTCACCGGGGTGGTGGAGgagctggaggaggaggaaattGTACAGCAGTTCGATGGGTCAACGGTGGTGACCGTTACGACGGCACGGGGTTCGCGAAGTGCGCACCATCACGGCGGTGCTGGTGGCATTAGCTTCGTGACGACCGAGTTGCccctgtcgtcgtcgtcgtccggtCGTCGCCGGATCGTTCGCCGGACGCTCGGCAACGTGCTGGAGGACGATGTAGTGATTGGTGACGCCGGCGATGGCAGCACGATCGTGGAGGTGTCGGCTGGAGCTAGCGCCAGCAAGCAAAGGCACGACGGTGGTGCAGCTAGTACTGCGGAAAGTAGTACGGGCGGAGGCACAGGTGCCGCTGGTGAGGATGGTAGTGCGGGAGCAGTAGAAGGAGAAGCGATCGAAGGTGcaggtggcggcggtggtggtggcggcggcggcggtggtggtggagatcATGCCGGTTTGCCATCGTCCTACAAGCATTTCTTTATCCTCTAA